GCCACAAAAGGATGCCGCTGCGATCCCTAACGCGGAAGAAGCCCGGAAGTTAGAAAGTCCGAAAGTCAGGAAGGAAGACGATAATCTTTCGGACTTTACTAACTTTACTGACTTTCCCGACTTACAATGATTGAAAGATATTCCATAGTATTATATCCTCCTCCGGAAATTGTCGAAATAGTGCGACAGTTGAAGCTTGAATTAAAAAGTAAGATCGGGTGGTTCGCAAGCGTCAACTCAGAAGCACATATTACTATTTGTGAATTCGCCGGTGAAAACTCCGAATTTCAAAAAGCAATGTCGTATCTCGAAAAATTTGCAGATGCGGCTTCACCGGCTTCGGTTTGCTTCAATACTTTAGGCAGTTTTCCCAACGGTGCTTTTTATTTAAGTCCGGATCAGGTTTCGCGATATTATATGGTTTCCTTAATGAAATCGTTTGCAAAATCGTTTCCTGTAAAGCCGCTTTTCATTGTGGACAATCCGCATATGAGTATTGGTAGGAAACTTAAGCCTGCCGCGCTTGCCGCGGCCTTTGAATTGTTTTCCGGCAGGAATTTGGAATTATATTATATATGTAATCGGATTTCGTTAAGGAAATTCAATCCTGAAAGGAAGCAGTTTGATGTCGTTGCGCATTTTTATTTCAAAGGAGCAGAGGATGGTTTAAATGAAACTTCACAACTTGCATTGTTTTAATTCCTGCTGTTTCAGTGAATTAAAAAAACAGGTATTAAAAACTTCAAAAAACTTTCAATAAAAATTTGGTAAACACAAAAAGTGGCTTACCTTTGCCGTCCGCAAAACAGGGAACTGTGCTGTTGGAAAATAAAAGTTCTTCATAAAATATTGATTTAAAGCTGAAAGAAAATAAACTTTAAAAATTATTTTCAAAAAGGCTTGCACGGTAAAAAAGAAGTTGTACTTTTGCACCCGCTTTGAAACACAAGCGAGAAGAAAAAGATTGACACGTTCATTGATATATTGGATTGACAGCACTTCCGAAGAGATTTGGAAGTAAGCAGAGAGTAAGGAAGATCGATTTGGATTTTCGAAAAAATAAAACGTTAGAATTCGTCTAAAATTAAGTTGAGTAATCAACAAACAAAATACGATGAAGAGTTTGATCCTGGCTCAGGATGAACGCTAGCGGCA
This genomic stretch from Flavobacterium pallidum harbors:
- a CDS encoding 2'-5' RNA ligase family protein — translated: MIERYSIVLYPPPEIVEIVRQLKLELKSKIGWFASVNSEAHITICEFAGENSEFQKAMSYLEKFADAASPASVCFNTLGSFPNGAFYLSPDQVSRYYMVSLMKSFAKSFPVKPLFIVDNPHMSIGRKLKPAALAAAFELFSGRNLELYYICNRISLRKFNPERKQFDVVAHFYFKGAEDGLNETSQLALF